Proteins encoded together in one Chryseobacterium sp. G0201 window:
- a CDS encoding DUF1826 domain-containing protein, whose translation MSNTFSDNDQIEVVSTFSELVNIHFQGAVNAICWHRNLMGDFKEIVSKLQLKENITEISTEDLLSLQLSENGNVAREVILNDLRLLSDLGASPSLNLLKNYERDDELDFISTDVYSYHVDRSPIGTNTFLCTYFGTASDILPNDQAVQKILVPEIREKLKELHDGPEAEFETFLKEYYFDLHYQPTADAKPINLGLGHLWKLAVDHPEQKVLPCIHRAPVENDNEYRLLLIC comes from the coding sequence ATGAGCAATACATTTTCTGATAACGACCAAATTGAAGTAGTTTCTACTTTTTCCGAACTTGTAAATATCCATTTTCAAGGAGCCGTGAATGCAATTTGTTGGCACAGAAATTTAATGGGAGATTTCAAAGAGATTGTATCTAAGCTTCAATTAAAAGAGAATATTACAGAAATTTCTACTGAAGATCTTTTATCTCTTCAACTATCAGAAAATGGTAATGTCGCTAGAGAAGTTATTTTAAATGATTTACGATTATTAAGTGATTTGGGGGCATCGCCATCACTTAATTTACTTAAAAATTACGAACGAGATGATGAGCTCGATTTCATTTCAACAGATGTATATTCTTATCATGTAGACCGCTCACCTATTGGTACTAACACTTTTTTATGCACTTATTTTGGTACTGCAAGTGATATTTTACCTAACGACCAGGCTGTACAAAAAATTTTAGTTCCTGAAATCCGGGAAAAGCTTAAAGAATTACATGACGGTCCGGAAGCAGAATTTGAAACCTTCTTGAAGGAATATTATTTTGATCTGCATTATCAACCCACAGCCGATGCCAAGCCAATAAATTTGGGATTAGGTCATCTATGGAAATTAGCAGTAGATCATCCCGAACAAAAAGTTTTACCCTGCATTCATCGCGCACCTGTAGAAAATGACAATGAATATAGGCTCCTCTTGATTTGTTAA
- a CDS encoding helix-turn-helix domain-containing protein has product MWTLEKINQFIKDCIEENIHLDYKGAGSISKVNEKKKEISKDVSAFANSDGGTIIYGVREFDEMGKTHRKD; this is encoded by the coding sequence ATGTGGACATTAGAAAAAATAAATCAATTTATAAAAGATTGTATTGAGGAAAATATACATCTTGACTACAAAGGAGCTGGCTCCATAAGTAAAGTAAATGAAAAAAAGAAAGAAATTAGTAAGGATGTTAGCGCTTTTGCAAACTCTGATGGAGGAACTATAATTTATGGTGTTCGAGAATTCGATGAAATGGGTAAAACTCATCGAAAAGATTGA
- a CDS encoding class I SAM-dependent DNA methyltransferase produces MNQTQHNVIINFIWSIADDVLRGVYSRGKYRDIILPFTVLRRLDAILEPTKDAVLEIHQKLNEMKIDNQAPQLRRISGYVFYNTSKFTFKKLLNEPGNIRQNLENYLDGFSSDVQDIISKFKLRNQLETMEESNITFPLIEKFCTSTLNLSPNPIVDKSENLIHEGLSNLGMGYVFEELIRKFNEENNEEAGEHFTPREIIKLMTHLIFDPIKSKIKDGTFLIYDPACGSGGMLTEAEHFAKEINPKANFILYGQELQPETFAICKADMLIQGGKPENIKYGSTLSNDGFPDVQFDFMLSNPPYGKTWKIDQPAIVEKKEIIDSRFKIGVPRVNDGQLLFLMNMVSKMKTKDDSPLGSRFVTIHNGSALFTGDAGQGESEIRKYLLENDLLEAVIALPNDLFYNTGIPTYIFVLSNKKEVKRKGKLQLINVTDELFFAKMRKPLGKKRVEFNAQHIKTITKLYSDFGNNEYSLILDNEDFGYYQITVHQPERDKNGNLITDSKGKQKSDIKKKDIENIPLKDDIESFFKTEVLTYVPDAWYISKETKVGYEINFAKYFYKYQAPRSLAEITKDILAVEKETDNLLKEIIEA; encoded by the coding sequence ATGAATCAAACTCAACATAACGTTATAATAAATTTTATTTGGAGCATTGCTGATGATGTCTTACGAGGAGTTTACTCTAGGGGAAAATATAGAGATATTATATTACCATTTACGGTTTTAAGGAGACTTGATGCAATTCTTGAACCTACCAAAGACGCAGTGTTAGAAATACACCAAAAATTAAACGAAATGAAAATAGATAACCAAGCTCCACAACTTCGTAGAATAAGCGGTTATGTATTTTATAACACTTCTAAATTTACTTTTAAAAAACTTTTAAATGAGCCCGGTAATATTCGTCAGAATCTAGAAAATTATTTGGATGGATTTAGTAGTGATGTTCAAGATATTATTAGTAAATTCAAATTGCGGAACCAATTAGAAACAATGGAGGAAAGCAACATAACCTTTCCATTGATTGAAAAATTTTGTACTAGTACGCTTAATTTAAGTCCCAATCCAATTGTAGATAAAAGTGAAAATCTGATTCACGAAGGATTATCTAATTTGGGGATGGGATATGTATTTGAAGAGCTAATACGTAAGTTTAACGAAGAAAATAATGAAGAAGCAGGAGAGCACTTTACTCCAAGAGAAATTATAAAATTAATGACACATTTAATTTTTGACCCTATAAAATCAAAAATTAAAGATGGTACATTTCTCATTTATGATCCTGCTTGTGGAAGTGGTGGTATGCTCACAGAAGCCGAACATTTCGCTAAAGAAATCAATCCCAAAGCAAACTTTATACTTTATGGTCAGGAATTACAACCTGAAACCTTTGCTATTTGTAAAGCTGATATGTTGATACAAGGTGGGAAGCCTGAAAATATCAAATATGGTTCTACATTAAGTAATGATGGGTTTCCTGATGTTCAATTCGATTTTATGCTTAGTAATCCTCCTTATGGTAAAACATGGAAGATCGATCAACCAGCCATAGTAGAAAAAAAAGAAATTATAGATTCCCGTTTTAAAATAGGTGTACCTCGAGTAAACGATGGGCAATTACTTTTCTTAATGAATATGGTTAGTAAGATGAAGACAAAAGATGACAGCCCTTTAGGAAGTAGATTTGTCACCATTCATAATGGCTCTGCTTTGTTTACAGGAGATGCTGGTCAGGGAGAAAGTGAAATACGAAAGTACTTATTAGAAAACGATCTACTAGAAGCCGTTATTGCTTTGCCAAATGACTTATTTTATAATACCGGTATTCCAACTTACATTTTTGTTCTATCCAACAAAAAAGAAGTTAAGCGTAAAGGCAAGCTTCAATTAATCAATGTTACAGACGAACTCTTTTTTGCTAAAATGCGAAAACCATTAGGGAAAAAGCGAGTAGAATTTAATGCTCAACATATCAAAACGATTACAAAACTATATTCCGATTTTGGCAACAATGAGTATTCTTTGATTTTAGATAATGAGGATTTTGGTTACTATCAAATTACAGTACATCAACCGGAAAGGGATAAAAATGGTAATTTAATAACCGACAGTAAGGGCAAGCAAAAAAGCGACATAAAAAAGAAAGATATAGAAAACATTCCATTAAAAGATGATATAGAATCTTTTTTTAAAACAGAAGTATTGACCTATGTACCTGATGCTTGGTATATTTCTAAAGAAACGAAAGTAGGCTATGAAATTAACTTTGCCAAATATTTTTATAAATATCAAGCTCCTAGAAGTCTGGCAGAAATTACCAAAGATATTTTGGCAGTGGAAAAAGAAACAGACAATCTATTAAAAGAAATTATTGAAGCTTAA
- a CDS encoding RHS repeat-associated core domain-containing protein: MNHLKSGNAYFGQGSYKNNKYNGKELQETGMYSYGWREYMPDIARWNGIDQLAENYFSTSPYAYVLNNPINMFDPDGRKNEAWLADAPEWLQEMWNATPDGTNSYWTNSGSSAGGGGGHFVYTGGTAGLGAGYGIGSTLDFAGNFNSQYGTVTNGVLNYTYWTNAEGAKYGQANFMKLNLNSSSMISNWNPTKTTTFAEVTSLIMENPFIKAENTMYHTKGKAGVSNIDYRKVRNSNTGSLNGLLSLQLNLSSLNIYNELTSGSDTSGFMLSIGDYSFGGSGTLSFDLINSDISVNFGQKLDNNNSNINSYGVKPLTAAMVIAGYFLDRFAPPTVVPVLPSGGIINDRLTL; encoded by the coding sequence ATGAATCACTTAAAATCCGGAAATGCATACTTCGGACAGGGAAGCTATAAAAACAATAAGTACAACGGTAAGGAGCTACAGGAAACAGGAATGTACAGCTATGGCTGGAGAGAGTACATGCCGGATATTGCCAGATGGAATGGTATAGATCAGTTGGCTGAAAACTATTTTTCTACAAGTCCATATGCATATGTATTGAATAACCCTATTAATATGTTTGATCCCGATGGTAGAAAAAATGAAGCATGGTTAGCCGATGCTCCCGAATGGTTACAAGAGATGTGGAATGCTACACCGGATGGTACTAATTCTTATTGGACAAATAGTGGATCAAGCGCAGGCGGAGGTGGTGGACATTTTGTCTATACAGGAGGAACTGCCGGTTTAGGAGCAGGATATGGAATAGGATCTACCTTAGACTTTGCAGGTAACTTTAATTCTCAATATGGTACTGTAACAAATGGTGTCCTTAATTATACCTATTGGACGAATGCAGAGGGTGCGAAATATGGACAAGCTAATTTTATGAAGCTGAATTTGAATTCTTCTTCTATGATATCTAATTGGAATCCAACAAAAACAACGACATTTGCTGAAGTAACAAGCCTAATCATGGAAAATCCTTTTATAAAAGCAGAAAATACAATGTATCATACCAAAGGAAAGGCAGGAGTTTCAAATATAGATTATAGAAAAGTAAGAAATTCTAATACAGGTAGCCTCAATGGTCTATTATCTTTACAATTAAATTTGTCTTCTCTTAATATTTATAATGAACTTACAAGCGGTTCTGATACTAGTGGATTCATGCTTAGTATTGGAGATTATTCATTTGGTGGTTCAGGCACTTTATCTTTTGATCTTATTAACAGTGATATTTCTGTAAACTTTGGACAGAAACTTGATAATAACAATTCAAATATTAATTCTTATGGGGTAAAACCTCTCACTGCTGCAATGGTAATAGCAGGTTATTTCTTAGACAGATTTGCACCTCCAACTGTGGTTCCTGTCTTACCATCTGGTGGAATCATTAATGATCGTTTAACATTATAA
- a CDS encoding RHS repeat-associated core domain-containing protein — MNHLKSGTAFFGQGSYKNNKYNGKELQETGMYSYGWREYIPDIGRWNGIDQLSENYFSTSPYAYVLSNPINMFDPDGRKNEAWLADAPEWLQEMWNATPDGTNSYWTNSGSSAGGGGGHFVYTGGTAGLGAGYGIGSTLDFAGNFNSQYGTVTNGVLNYTYWTSSGPAGYSSNGETHVQGIMWHSMKLDLNSSNSNGVGLFEGMAQEGFNWIQSHPREFTSIAGTFEGSSQIVAKGLKNWNAPSSITKSRIFAEVISTRLPASAQALGKFSTVLKWGGRAVGAIGIANSLYQGYNGNISTTRAAVDTVMGVVGFIGPWGAAASLVYFGGMAVYEHYYNDDKSAF; from the coding sequence ATGAATCATTTGAAATCCGGTACAGCTTTCTTTGGACAGGGAAGTTATAAGAATAATAAGTACAACGGTAAGGAGCTACAGGAAACTGGAATGTACAGTTACGGCTGGAGAGAATACATACCCGATATCGGAAGATGGAACGGTATAGATCAACTTTCAGAAAACTATTTTTCTACAAGTCCATATGCATATGTATTGAGTAACCCTATTAATATGTTTGATCCCGATGGTAGAAAAAATGAAGCATGGTTAGCCGATGCTCCGGAATGGTTACAAGAGATGTGGAATGCTACACCGGATGGAACTAATTCTTATTGGACAAATAGTGGATCAAGCGCAGGCGGAGGTGGTGGACATTTTGTCTATACTGGAGGAACTGCTGGTTTAGGAGCAGGATATGGAATAGGATCTACTTTAGACTTTGCAGGTAACTTTAACTCTCAATATGGCACTGTAACAAATGGAGTCCTTAATTATACCTATTGGACAAGTAGTGGCCCCGCAGGATATTCCTCAAATGGAGAAACCCATGTGCAAGGTATAATGTGGCATTCTATGAAGTTGGATTTGAATTCTTCAAATTCAAATGGAGTAGGTCTTTTTGAGGGTATGGCTCAAGAAGGATTTAACTGGATTCAAAGCCACCCTAGAGAATTTACATCAATAGCGGGGACTTTTGAAGGCTCTTCACAGATAGTTGCTAAAGGACTAAAGAACTGGAATGCTCCGTCAAGTATTACGAAAAGTCGTATTTTTGCAGAAGTAATAAGTACAAGGCTCCCTGCTTCAGCGCAAGCATTAGGGAAATTTTCTACAGTTTTAAAATGGGGTGGTAGAGCTGTAGGTGCCATTGGCATTGCAAATAGTTTATATCAGGGGTATAACGGAAATATTTCTACGACTCGTGCAGCTGTAGATACTGTGATGGGAGTTGTAGGCTTTATAGGACCTTGGGGAGCTGCTGCATCATTAGTTTATTTTGGTGGAATGGCAGTTTATGAACATTATTATAACGATGACAAATCAGCATTTTAA
- a CDS encoding RHS repeat-associated core domain-containing protein, producing the protein MNHLKSGTAFFGQGSYKNNKYNGKELQETGLYDYGWRNYMPDIARWNGIDQLAENYLSTSPYAYVMNNPINLMDPDGRASEAWLAEAPDWLRDSWTNTPNGSNSYWYNNGSGFTSYDGGPKGGGGGRSIMYGSTVGYGGGFTMGDGIYTLPPLVLSGYGTSKTWGSALSNYNLNHSSIFNGIAGMQTAWNKSMFDAGRSLSIGELDRGGIMMIGGTGDPLGVFDIAGQYLSNLEPQNRYAAMAIGLFAAVALKKPGLITAEEKIIIGNGGNYVSSMNIIREVQKGEKISDLVALLQNRTLSTGVEHAVVKLGNNSVAPGARVIVSGGPHGISFGAGEVSTIFGHTHPFVTGPSAGDFRSLEILNQSRQYIIEGFNPPIMIRKP; encoded by the coding sequence ATGAATCATTTGAAATCCGGTACAGCTTTCTTTGGACAGGGAAGTTATAAGAATAATAAATACAACGGCAAAGAACTACAGGAAACAGGATTATATGATTACGGCTGGAGAAATTACATGCCAGATATTGCCCGATGGAACGGTATAGACCAACTAGCCGAAAACTATCTTTCTACAAGTCCTTATGCCTACGTGATGAATAACCCTATTAATTTGATGGATCCTGACGGTAGAGCAAGTGAAGCATGGCTGGCAGAGGCTCCGGATTGGTTAAGAGATTCGTGGACAAACACACCTAATGGCTCTAATTCTTATTGGTACAATAATGGCTCAGGGTTTACAAGCTATGACGGTGGTCCCAAAGGAGGAGGGGGCGGCAGAAGTATTATGTATGGTTCTACTGTAGGGTATGGCGGAGGATTTACAATGGGTGACGGAATTTATACGTTACCTCCTCTTGTACTTAGTGGATATGGTACTTCTAAAACATGGGGTTCTGCATTAAGTAATTATAATCTCAACCATAGTTCTATTTTCAACGGTATAGCAGGTATGCAAACTGCTTGGAATAAGTCAATGTTTGATGCAGGAAGAAGCTTGAGTATTGGAGAATTAGACAGAGGTGGAATAATGATGATCGGAGGGACGGGTGATCCTCTAGGTGTTTTTGATATCGCAGGACAATATTTGAGTAATCTAGAACCTCAAAACAGATATGCTGCTATGGCCATAGGGCTTTTTGCAGCTGTTGCATTAAAAAAGCCAGGACTAATTACTGCTGAAGAAAAAATTATCATTGGTAATGGTGGAAATTATGTATCTTCAATGAATATTATTAGAGAAGTTCAAAAGGGAGAGAAGATTTCAGATTTGGTTGCTTTATTACAAAATAGAACTTTAAGCACAGGTGTTGAACATGCAGTAGTTAAACTTGGAAATAATAGTGTAGCTCCAGGAGCTAGAGTTATTGTAAGTGGGGGGCCTCACGGAATTTCATTTGGTGCAGGTGAAGTTTCTACAATTTTTGGACATACGCATCCTTTCGTAACTGGACCAAGTGCTGGAGATTTTAGATCTTTAGAAATACTTAATCAGAGTAGACAATATATTATAGAAGGTTTTAATCCTCCTATAATGATTAGAAAACCATAA
- a CDS encoding DUF6443 domain-containing protein: MKKILSIIPFLVVALFHAQSLTNTENYIYSRTYLEPVTSEQPNAAQIQGVQYLDGLGRTTQNIAIKATPNGKDLVVPSLYDQSGKKTKEYLPQPVDTQNGAYITGIGESSVNAYYGVPNAYSEVLYEKSPLGRIEKSAAPGADWQMSGPHTQKIEYLSNNDGDVKRFKAITTWNPSSQINDVSIITALDDSYTTNGFYNANTLYKMISRDEDNNETHTFVNSKKQSVLVRKINKKPNGTTENLDTYFVYNEFDNLAYVIPPKASVSALTPDVLNSLCYQYKYDKYNRLVENKIPGKRWEYLVYDKQGRAVLSQDANLRTITNNFAKRGWMFKKYDRFGRVVYTGFFANTAERSAMQTALNNMSANANNNETQSATPFTLSGMDVYYTKTAFPTGSMTILGVNYYDEYPTGSPAQPLQIQTQTTLASAPTTIVSNGLSSVRSIKALPTATYTKNIENDNWSSAFIWYDTFGRVIGTDSKNHLGGYTKTETVLDFSGVPLKTFTYHARKADEQGVVIKERFVYDSQKRLKQHYHQVDSKPEELLTENTYNELSQIINKKVGNNLQSIDYTYNVRGWMTGVNKNEMGAADLGGKLFAYNIKYTKKDGVDNPDPTQFSGKNVTPKYNGSIAEIDWRAVETVGANPSLIPKRYGYSYDSTNRILAGYYQNPNNAYSKENTESLDYDLNGNISSLYRTSVLEYGSNTATVIDNLTYNYAGNQTTSITDASQNFAGYEGGGTPITYDQNGNMVSMPDKEISSIKYNYLDLPNSMEVSRNGNENIIINTKYSADGTKLRKENVTSVTGVNGSTTTVNITDYLDGFQYFSSGTLTPIDMGFEMLSKRAMQPQTFSIEERRVPPPTKTPDLQYFPTAEGFYDYIKDQYIYQYVDQLGNVRVSYGRNNAGVLEITDNNDYYPFGMNHLKSGTAFFGQGSYKNNKYNGKELQETGMYSYGWREYMPDIARWNGIDQLSENYFSTSPYAYVMNNPINMFDPDGRKNEAWLADAPEWLQEMWNATPDGTNSYWTNSGSSAGGGGGHFVYTGGTAGLGAGYGIGSTLDFAGNFNSQYGTVTNGVLNYTYWTNAEGAKYGQANFMKLNLNSSSMISNWNPTKTTTFAEVTSLIMENPFIKAENTTYHTKGNAGASNIDYRIVRNRSSRKSNGLVSLQLNLSSLNIYNELTSGSDTSGFMLSIGDYSFGGSGTLSFDLINSDISVNFGQKVDNNNSSINSYGVKPLTAAMVIAGYFLDRFAPPTMVPVLPSGGIINDHLTL, from the coding sequence ATGAAAAAAATACTATCAATCATACCTTTTCTTGTTGTGGCTTTGTTTCATGCACAGAGTTTAACCAATACAGAAAATTATATATACAGCAGGACGTATTTGGAGCCTGTAACATCGGAGCAGCCAAATGCGGCTCAGATTCAGGGAGTTCAATATCTTGACGGATTGGGAAGAACTACCCAGAATATAGCCATAAAAGCAACACCCAACGGAAAAGACCTTGTAGTTCCTTCCCTATATGATCAGTCAGGAAAGAAAACAAAAGAATATCTTCCACAGCCTGTAGACACCCAAAACGGAGCCTATATTACGGGAATTGGCGAGAGTTCTGTCAACGCTTATTATGGGGTTCCTAATGCCTATTCGGAGGTGCTTTACGAAAAATCACCCTTAGGAAGAATTGAGAAATCGGCTGCTCCCGGAGCAGACTGGCAGATGAGTGGTCCCCATACCCAAAAGATCGAATACCTTTCAAACAACGATGGTGACGTTAAAAGATTTAAAGCTATCACAACATGGAATCCTTCATCGCAAATCAACGATGTTTCCATTATTACTGCATTGGATGATTCATATACAACGAACGGATTTTATAATGCCAATACCCTGTATAAAATGATCAGCAGGGATGAGGACAATAACGAGACTCATACCTTTGTTAATTCCAAAAAACAGAGTGTACTCGTTCGTAAAATCAATAAAAAACCTAACGGAACGACCGAAAATCTGGACACTTATTTTGTCTATAATGAATTTGATAATCTAGCCTATGTTATCCCGCCGAAAGCTTCCGTTTCTGCCCTAACTCCTGATGTACTAAACAGCTTGTGCTACCAGTATAAATATGATAAATACAACAGGTTGGTAGAAAATAAAATTCCGGGCAAAAGATGGGAATATCTGGTATATGACAAACAGGGGCGTGCAGTACTTTCACAAGACGCCAATCTGAGAACCATAACCAATAACTTTGCGAAAAGAGGCTGGATGTTCAAGAAGTATGATAGGTTCGGAAGAGTAGTTTATACTGGATTTTTTGCCAATACAGCAGAAAGATCAGCAATGCAGACAGCACTTAATAATATGTCTGCCAATGCCAATAATAATGAAACTCAAAGTGCAACACCATTTACCCTGAGCGGTATGGATGTGTACTATACTAAAACGGCTTTCCCCACAGGAAGCATGACGATTTTAGGTGTTAATTACTATGACGAATACCCTACAGGTTCACCGGCTCAGCCTTTACAGATACAAACCCAGACAACACTGGCATCGGCTCCAACGACGATTGTTTCAAACGGACTGTCATCTGTAAGAAGTATTAAAGCACTTCCTACGGCAACCTATACCAAGAATATTGAAAATGACAACTGGTCGTCTGCATTTATCTGGTATGATACATTTGGTAGAGTAATAGGAACAGACAGTAAAAATCACTTGGGAGGGTATACCAAAACCGAGACTGTACTTGATTTTTCCGGAGTACCACTAAAAACCTTTACCTATCATGCCCGAAAAGCTGATGAGCAGGGAGTTGTCATCAAAGAACGATTTGTATATGATTCCCAAAAAAGGCTAAAACAGCATTACCATCAGGTAGACAGCAAGCCTGAGGAACTTTTGACAGAAAATACCTACAATGAACTTTCTCAAATCATTAATAAAAAAGTAGGAAATAATCTTCAGAGTATTGACTATACCTATAACGTCAGAGGCTGGATGACAGGTGTTAACAAAAACGAGATGGGAGCTGCTGATCTTGGAGGGAAATTATTTGCCTACAACATCAAATACACCAAAAAAGACGGTGTTGATAATCCGGATCCTACCCAATTCTCAGGAAAGAATGTAACCCCGAAGTATAACGGCAGTATTGCTGAAATCGACTGGCGAGCCGTAGAAACGGTAGGCGCAAATCCATCTTTAATACCCAAAAGATATGGATATTCTTACGATAGTACGAACAGGATTCTGGCAGGCTACTACCAAAATCCGAACAACGCTTACAGTAAGGAAAATACAGAATCTCTGGACTATGATCTGAATGGGAATATCAGTAGTTTATACAGAACCTCTGTATTGGAATATGGAAGTAATACCGCTACTGTAATTGATAATCTTACATACAATTACGCCGGTAATCAGACAACCAGCATTACGGATGCTTCCCAAAACTTTGCAGGATATGAAGGGGGTGGAACTCCTATTACGTATGACCAAAACGGAAATATGGTGAGCATGCCAGATAAGGAAATCAGTTCTATTAAGTATAATTACCTTGATCTTCCCAATTCTATGGAAGTCAGCAGAAACGGGAACGAAAATATTATCATCAACACAAAATACAGTGCGGACGGCACTAAGTTGAGAAAGGAAAATGTAACCTCTGTTACAGGGGTTAATGGAAGTACAACAACAGTAAACATAACAGATTATCTGGATGGCTTCCAGTATTTTTCTTCAGGAACTTTAACGCCTATTGATATGGGCTTCGAAATGCTTTCTAAAAGAGCCATGCAGCCACAGACTTTCTCAATAGAAGAAAGAAGAGTTCCACCTCCGACCAAAACTCCGGATCTGCAATATTTTCCAACAGCGGAAGGATTTTATGATTATATAAAAGATCAGTATATTTACCAATACGTAGATCAGTTAGGAAATGTAAGAGTTTCTTACGGAAGAAACAACGCAGGTGTTCTTGAAATAACAGATAATAATGATTATTATCCTTTCGGAATGAATCATTTGAAATCCGGTACAGCTTTCTTTGGACAAGGAAGTTATAAGAATAATAAGTACAACGGTAAGGAGCTACAGGAAACCGGAATGTACAGCTATGGCTGGAGAGAATACATGCCTGATATTGCAAGATGGAATGGTATAGATCAGCTTTCAGAAAACTATTTTTCTACAAGTCCATATGCATATGTGATGAATAATCCTATCAATATGTTTGATCCCGATGGTAGAAAAAATGAAGCATGGTTAGCCGATGCTCCGGAATGGTTACAAGAGATGTGGAATGCTACACCGGATGGTACTAATTCTTATTGGACAAATAGTGGATCAAGCGCAGGCGGAGGTGGTGGACATTTTGTCTATACTGGAGGAACTGCTGGTTTAGGAGCAGGATATGGAATAGGATCTACCTTAGACTTTGCAGGTAACTTTAATTCTCAATATGGTACTGTAACAAATGGTGTCCTTAATTATACCTATTGGACGAATGCAGAGGGTGCGAAATATGGACAAGCTAATTTTATGAAGCTGAATTTGAATTCTTCTTCTATGATATCTAATTGGAATCCAACAAAAACAACGACATTTGCTGAAGTAACAAGCCTAATCATGGAAAATCCTTTTATAAAAGCAGAAAATACAACATATCATACCAAAGGAAATGCAGGAGCATCAAATATAGATTATAGAATAGTAAGGAATAGAAGTAGTAGAAAAAGCAATGGTTTAGTATCTTTACAATTAAATTTGTCTTCTCTTAATATCTATAATGAACTTACAAGCGGTTCTGATACTAGTGGATTTATGCTTAGTATTGGAGATTATTCATTTGGTGGTTCAGGCACTTTATCTTTTGACCTTATTAATAGTGATATTTCTGTGAACTTTGGGCAGAAAGTTGATAATAATAATTCAAGTATCAATTCTTATGGGGTAAAGCCTCTTACTGCTGCAATGGTAATAGCGGGTTATTTTTTAGACAGATTTGCACCTCCAACTATGGTACCTGTCTTGCCTTCGGGTGGAATTATTAATGATCATTTAACACTATAA